The Nitrososphaerota archaeon sequence GTCTAAGGACGCATACAGCATCGCAGCTTAGCGAAGACCAGATTGGGCAGAGTGTGAGGGTAGCTGGTTGGATCGAGGATATACGCCCCTTAGGCTCTCTAGCGTTTATCACGGTGCGGGACGCCACAGGCATAATACAGCTCCTCCTCCGCAAAGAGATGGGTCAACTATA is a genomic window containing:
- a CDS encoding aspartate--tRNA ligase, whose amino-acid sequence is MECKEPYGKGGLSSLRTHTASQLSEDQIGQSVRVAGWIEDIRPLGSLAFITVRDATGIIQLLLRKEMGQL